One Mycolicibacterium crocinum DNA window includes the following coding sequences:
- a CDS encoding glycosyltransferase family 4 protein, whose amino-acid sequence MDAKTRKVAIIQHRLLHYRLGLFEQLRSACATLNIELALIHGDATPTESVRQDTGELAWATKVRNRHWRVGGRDLLWQPISGVVQQADLVVLMQESRILSNYPWLFGRGPRQTRVAYWGHGRNFQSNSPTGLLERWKRRTLTSVDWWFAYTDITAAIVRDANFPQERITVLNNAIDNRSFAADLASVSDAEIAALRASIDASENAVVGLFCGSLYADKRLHMMLESCRRVVNRHPDFRLVVLGDGPSRRDLQPAMGKPWFHWAGTQRGKEKAAWFKAANLLINPGAVGLHILDSFAAEIPLLTTKDAKHGPEISYLEDGISGIVTEGTVEAFASAIQQLIDQPERRASLGRQARTKAQSYTLDAMVESFVSGMDACLRMPRLH is encoded by the coding sequence ATGGATGCTAAGACACGAAAAGTCGCCATTATTCAACATCGGCTGCTTCACTACCGCTTGGGTCTTTTTGAGCAGTTGCGAAGTGCTTGCGCCACGCTAAACATTGAATTGGCGTTGATCCACGGCGATGCTACGCCGACTGAGTCCGTACGCCAAGACACAGGTGAGTTGGCTTGGGCGACTAAGGTGCGCAATCGTCATTGGCGTGTTGGCGGACGCGATCTACTATGGCAACCGATTTCAGGGGTAGTTCAGCAAGCCGATCTGGTTGTGTTGATGCAAGAAAGCCGGATTTTGTCTAACTACCCCTGGCTTTTTGGCAGGGGGCCACGGCAGACGCGTGTGGCCTACTGGGGCCATGGACGCAACTTCCAGAGCAATTCGCCCACAGGACTTCTCGAACGTTGGAAACGCCGCACGCTGACATCGGTGGATTGGTGGTTTGCGTATACGGATATCACCGCCGCAATTGTGAGAGATGCTAACTTTCCGCAGGAGCGAATTACTGTGCTGAACAACGCAATCGACAACCGCAGCTTTGCAGCCGACCTTGCATCCGTTTCAGACGCGGAGATCGCGGCATTGAGAGCGTCAATTGATGCTTCCGAGAACGCGGTTGTGGGACTCTTTTGCGGCTCTTTGTATGCCGATAAGCGCCTGCACATGATGCTCGAGTCTTGCAGACGTGTCGTCAACAGGCATCCGGATTTCCGTCTGGTCGTGCTGGGCGACGGCCCCAGCCGACGGGACTTGCAACCCGCAATGGGCAAACCCTGGTTCCATTGGGCGGGTACTCAGCGCGGAAAGGAAAAGGCTGCGTGGTTTAAAGCCGCGAATCTTCTCATCAATCCAGGCGCGGTTGGCTTGCACATCTTAGACAGTTTCGCGGCGGAGATTCCGCTGTTGACTACGAAAGATGCTAAGCACGGCCCCGAGATCTCATACTTGGAAGACGGCATCAGCGGTATCGTTACCGAGGGCACTGTCGAAGCCTTTGCTTCGGCTATCCAGCAACTGATCGACCAGCCCGAGCGGCGGGCGTCGCTCGGGCGCCAAGCACGCACCAAAGCGCAGAGTTACACGTTGGATGCGATGGTCGAGAGCTTCGTCTCCGGGATGGATGCGTGCCTGCGCATGCCGCGGCTACATTGA
- a CDS encoding class I SAM-dependent methyltransferase, giving the protein MSSLSDESGSSTAPEIHAASEKNKEDADKLESYQQQNARQTISEEDAFTVERYEQFARMLPTGPLRILDVGCNTGRGGVRLKQLRPEIELVGLDAVLERVIALPPDVYTAGLHGLSTAIPCPDQYFDAIVAGEFLEHLYPSDVDGTLCEFQRALRIGGRLLLTTPNPNYLRNRTLRRTVYGVSHLTQHFPLILRRRLMMHGFAKVSIRGSGRVSRYLGTHIPFLPLYGSYLISADKI; this is encoded by the coding sequence GTGAGTTCACTCAGTGACGAGTCCGGCAGCTCCACCGCGCCGGAAATCCATGCTGCAAGCGAGAAGAACAAAGAAGATGCCGACAAGTTGGAATCTTATCAGCAGCAGAATGCTAGACAGACTATCTCGGAAGAAGACGCGTTTACGGTAGAGCGCTACGAACAGTTCGCTCGAATGCTGCCCACCGGTCCGCTACGGATACTTGACGTAGGCTGCAACACCGGGCGTGGAGGGGTGCGCCTCAAGCAACTGAGACCAGAGATCGAGCTTGTTGGGTTGGACGCTGTACTTGAACGTGTGATTGCCTTGCCTCCCGATGTCTATACAGCCGGATTACACGGTCTCTCTACAGCAATTCCATGCCCCGATCAGTATTTCGATGCGATCGTAGCTGGGGAGTTTCTAGAGCACCTATATCCCAGTGACGTGGACGGAACGCTGTGTGAGTTCCAACGCGCTTTGCGCATTGGAGGACGATTGCTGTTGACTACACCTAACCCCAACTACCTCCGAAATCGAACTTTACGGAGGACCGTCTACGGGGTGAGTCATCTAACCCAGCACTTCCCGCTGATCCTTCGGAGACGCCTAATGATGCACGGATTCGCCAAGGTGTCGATACGAGGATCGGGCAGGGTTTCGCGGTATCTGGGTACGCATATTCCTTTCCTGCCTCTCTACGGGAGCTATCTGATTTCAGCCGATAAGATCTGA
- a CDS encoding polysaccharide biosynthesis tyrosine autokinase — MNLLDYVKVLRTRWITVCVTMLVAVVAAVMYTLTTIPQYQASTQLYVSASSGSSITDLYQGNRLSQERVLSYTQLIMGETLAQRTIDRLNLDMNAASLKARVTAAAKPNTVLIDVSVRDTSPTRARDIANGLSDEFVQMVSELEASPVTGASPNARVIVEQRASVPAKPVTPKKLRNLLAGFAAGAFLGVGLALLRDQLDNTVKDRETLEKITGTGLVGSIPLDKDLHKKPAISFEGNSSSVAESFRKLRTNLQFLAVDNPPRVIVVTSASPGEGKSTTAINIALALAEAEHSVVLVDADMRRPSVDKYLDLVGAVGFSTALSGGASLRDVLQKTAFTNLTAITSGATPPNPSELLGSQAARNLLSQLREQFDYVIVDSSPLLAVTDGAILAANSDGALIMARYGQTKREQLAHAIGNLRDVGATVLGTVFTMTSTRGANSYSYNYGYYGSDRRDSVTKSPTVMDRVRSQAHDPPDSPDASRDNTQVAEPLDDPKQVTRTSDGERPGR; from the coding sequence TTGAACCTTCTGGACTATGTAAAGGTACTGCGGACACGCTGGATTACGGTCTGCGTGACGATGCTTGTCGCCGTAGTAGCTGCCGTCATGTACACGCTGACGACCATCCCTCAGTATCAAGCCTCGACGCAGCTGTACGTGTCGGCGTCTTCCGGATCGTCGATTACCGACCTGTACCAAGGGAACCGCCTGTCTCAGGAACGTGTGCTGTCCTACACCCAACTAATCATGGGCGAAACGCTGGCACAGCGCACTATTGACCGGCTCAACCTCGACATGAATGCCGCGTCGTTGAAAGCCAGGGTTACCGCGGCTGCGAAACCAAATACGGTGCTTATCGATGTGTCAGTGCGCGACACATCGCCTACGCGTGCACGTGATATTGCAAACGGCTTATCCGACGAATTCGTGCAAATGGTAAGCGAATTGGAGGCATCCCCGGTCACGGGCGCCTCACCCAATGCCCGGGTTATCGTCGAGCAGCGGGCTTCCGTTCCAGCCAAACCTGTAACACCCAAAAAGCTGCGCAATCTGCTAGCCGGCTTTGCTGCCGGGGCCTTCCTCGGTGTTGGTCTAGCCCTTCTCCGAGACCAACTCGATAACACCGTTAAGGACCGCGAGACCCTCGAAAAGATCACCGGCACCGGACTGGTCGGCAGCATTCCGCTCGATAAGGATCTCCACAAGAAGCCCGCGATCTCGTTCGAGGGCAACAGTTCGTCGGTCGCCGAGTCGTTCCGTAAGCTGCGGACCAATTTGCAGTTCCTCGCGGTGGACAATCCGCCACGAGTGATCGTGGTCACCAGCGCATCACCAGGCGAAGGCAAGTCCACCACGGCAATCAACATTGCACTCGCACTCGCCGAGGCTGAACACTCTGTAGTGCTGGTCGATGCAGACATGCGACGGCCATCGGTGGACAAATATCTTGACCTGGTTGGAGCAGTGGGGTTCAGCACCGCTCTCAGCGGCGGTGCTTCCCTGCGTGACGTATTGCAGAAGACCGCCTTCACCAACTTGACTGCAATTACCTCCGGTGCCACTCCACCGAATCCGAGCGAACTCCTCGGCTCACAGGCGGCCAGGAATCTCCTCAGCCAACTGCGTGAGCAATTCGACTACGTGATCGTCGATTCGTCGCCACTGCTCGCGGTCACCGATGGCGCGATACTTGCGGCCAATTCCGACGGCGCGCTAATCATGGCGCGGTACGGACAAACCAAACGTGAGCAGTTAGCGCATGCGATCGGGAACCTCAGGGACGTTGGCGCGACCGTGCTGGGCACCGTATTCACGATGACATCCACACGCGGCGCCAATTCATATAGTTATAACTATGGCTACTACGGCAGTGATCGGCGCGACTCCGTGACCAAATCACCGACCGTCATGGATCGCGTTCGTTCTCAGGCGCACGATCCTCCGGATTCTCCCGACGCATCGAGGGATAACACGCAGGTTGCTGAGCCTTTGGATGATCCGAAGCAGGTAACCCGCACTTCAGACGGCGAACGGCCAGGCAGGTAA
- a CDS encoding ATP-binding protein, with the protein MTTATPATSLPAEVESLMRSLRLPHARAIAADVLATARAQRWDPTEVIKALLTEEAAGRARSMLAARRKAAGFPTGKTFDVWDPAASSIPLPTQQALQTLEWVHRRENLVVCGPAGTGKTFFLEALGQKVIEAGMPVAWFTLEHIGVLVRAHRADDSLGKAVAKIVRAELVVIDDVGLLPVGADAAEGLYRIVEAAYERRSVAISSNLHPSGFDELMPKTLATATVDRLLHHAHLCQTSGDSVRLAQALHGKGVKPLT; encoded by the coding sequence ATGACCACCGCCACACCTGCCACGTCCTTGCCCGCCGAGGTGGAATCGCTGATGCGGTCGCTGCGGTTGCCGCACGCCCGGGCGATCGCCGCCGACGTGCTGGCCACCGCCCGGGCCCAACGCTGGGACCCCACCGAAGTCATCAAAGCGTTGCTCACCGAGGAAGCGGCCGGGCGGGCCCGGTCCATGCTCGCGGCCCGCCGCAAAGCCGCCGGGTTCCCCACAGGCAAGACGTTCGACGTCTGGGACCCGGCCGCCTCATCGATCCCGCTACCCACCCAGCAGGCGCTGCAGACCCTGGAATGGGTGCACCGACGCGAGAACCTGGTGGTCTGCGGGCCCGCTGGCACCGGCAAGACATTCTTCCTCGAAGCGCTGGGACAGAAAGTGATCGAAGCCGGGATGCCGGTGGCATGGTTCACCCTGGAGCATATCGGGGTCCTGGTGCGGGCCCACCGTGCCGACGATTCCCTGGGCAAAGCGGTGGCCAAGATCGTGCGCGCAGAGCTCGTCGTCATCGACGACGTGGGACTTCTCCCGGTCGGTGCCGATGCCGCTGAAGGGCTCTACCGCATCGTTGAAGCCGCCTACGAGCGCCGCTCCGTGGCGATCTCGTCGAACCTACACCCCAGCGGCTTCGACGAACTGATGCCCAAGACCTTGGCCACCGCGACCGTCGACCGGCTGCTCCATCACGCGCACCTATGCCAAACCAGCGGTGACTCCGTGCGCCTGGCCCAAGCCCTGCACGGGAAAGGAGTCAAGCCCCTGACCTGA
- a CDS encoding glycosyltransferase family 4 protein, whose product MALHSHYNFDVVHHVTWGSLQMGSFMYKINAPFIFGPAGGGQVAPVAFKKYFGEAWSVEENRDRVGRILLKFNPACKAMLKKAMVVLASNDDTLRMAQVNGASNTTLALDPGLPHWFFPDVNLIKAPEGGTLKLLWVGRLMPRKGTLLLLDVMKELKDYRGITLTVVGDGPMRDVFLKTAKRYGLEATVEWKGRVPFAEVRGYYASHDVFFFTSLRDSCPMQLVEAMAFGMPVVTLDLHGQSLIVDADRGFKCSSDTPDIAIDNLKAAILELYSDPALIGRLSAGAFRFASLQRWDKKIDSIVDKFYP is encoded by the coding sequence GTGGCACTTCATAGCCATTACAATTTCGACGTTGTACACCATGTAACTTGGGGAAGTCTGCAAATGGGCTCGTTTATGTACAAGATAAACGCCCCATTCATTTTTGGGCCAGCAGGTGGCGGCCAGGTGGCGCCAGTAGCCTTCAAAAAATATTTCGGCGAGGCTTGGTCTGTTGAAGAGAATAGAGATAGGGTAGGCCGCATACTCCTAAAATTTAACCCGGCTTGTAAAGCAATGTTGAAGAAGGCGATGGTTGTACTGGCGTCTAATGACGATACTCTACGTATGGCGCAAGTTAACGGGGCCAGCAATACCACTTTAGCGCTCGACCCTGGACTGCCCCACTGGTTCTTCCCTGACGTGAACCTAATAAAGGCTCCGGAAGGTGGCACCTTAAAGCTCTTATGGGTGGGCCGCTTGATGCCCCGCAAAGGCACGTTGCTTTTGCTTGATGTTATGAAGGAGCTGAAAGATTATCGCGGTATTACGCTTACCGTCGTGGGGGATGGTCCGATGCGAGACGTTTTTCTGAAGACAGCAAAGAGGTATGGATTAGAAGCAACTGTCGAGTGGAAAGGCCGAGTCCCGTTCGCAGAGGTTCGAGGTTATTATGCGAGCCATGACGTGTTTTTCTTTACGTCTCTAAGAGATTCTTGCCCTATGCAATTAGTGGAGGCCATGGCTTTCGGGATGCCGGTAGTAACTCTCGACTTGCACGGCCAAAGCCTAATTGTGGATGCGGACCGGGGGTTCAAATGTTCTTCTGACACGCCGGATATTGCCATCGACAACCTGAAGGCTGCCATACTAGAGTTGTATAGCGATCCCGCTCTGATCGGGCGGTTGAGTGCAGGAGCTTTCAGATTCGCTTCTCTCCAACGGTGGGACAAGAAGATTGATTCGATCGTTGACAAATTTTACCCTTAA
- a CDS encoding transposase, which translates to MARKNYPDEFKRDAVALYRDTEGATIAQIAAELGVSEATLSAWCKSAGVPIRHRRGVVVAEPVPGAESPEQELARLRSEVKALRATEARLSTERDILRSAAKYFAGETNW; encoded by the coding sequence ATGGCAAGGAAAAATTACCCCGATGAGTTCAAGCGTGACGCGGTCGCGCTCTACCGGGACACCGAGGGCGCGACGATCGCCCAGATCGCTGCCGAGCTCGGTGTCAGCGAGGCCACGCTCTCGGCGTGGTGCAAGTCGGCCGGGGTGCCGATTCGGCACCGCCGCGGTGTCGTAGTGGCCGAGCCTGTGCCAGGGGCCGAGAGCCCTGAGCAGGAGCTGGCCCGCCTCCGCAGTGAGGTCAAGGCGTTACGCGCCACCGAGGCGCGGTTGTCCACCGAGCGTGACATCTTGCGGTCGGCGGCCAAATATTTCGCCGGGGAGACGAACTGGTGA
- a CDS encoding DUF4012 domain-containing protein yields MGLHWRRLTGGDEAEQSDDGQPWLKRRAVIWPSLGVLVLLLAFGCWLGFQANAAKSNLEAARNSAQQAKSAVLQGNTGDASRFALDAQSHAQAARDAAHSLPWDIAAAVPWLGSPFETGQQISDVVLNLATDVLKPIADAGTTVSPNHLLADGRLDVMTLRNEEPVLQKFATDATRLNTQAHAISEPAYLDAMVNARSQLQAQTEDLSKLLTNTALAARLAPAMLGADGPRSYFMGFQTNAEARGTGGLLGGFGIVRFDDGKPSVDTLASNNDFGSRKFDPISLGPEFDNQYGYTNPSTDFRNSNQSSHFPYAAQIWKSMAEQSGIKVDGVIAVDPVALGYILGATGPVVMPDGETVTKDNAVELTESTAYIRFPNSEDQRARKRFLQDIAAEVVKQVMGRVKSPRALLDALGRAVSERRIAVWSSYPEEQALLEQTPLAHTIPDDPAPYAGIVINNLGGNKLDYYLDRRIEYVADGCSGATRRSTVTVRLKNNVTSPESLPDNVAGRLGFSPNHGANLIPKGTMFTSVRLLATRGAKLIDVMSNGSQIDARADTERGHPSFEALVVIPAGHTDEVIFHLSEPTSPGVARVPIQPLVGPVTTKVSVPQCAG; encoded by the coding sequence GTGGGACTTCATTGGCGGCGTTTGACTGGCGGTGACGAAGCGGAGCAGAGCGATGACGGCCAGCCGTGGTTAAAGCGCCGCGCTGTCATTTGGCCGTCGCTCGGGGTATTGGTCCTACTCCTCGCGTTCGGCTGTTGGCTCGGCTTCCAGGCAAACGCTGCGAAGTCGAACCTCGAGGCCGCGCGAAATAGCGCGCAGCAGGCGAAGAGCGCAGTGCTGCAGGGCAATACCGGGGATGCGTCTCGATTTGCCTTGGATGCACAGTCCCACGCCCAGGCGGCCCGCGATGCAGCGCACTCTTTACCATGGGACATCGCCGCTGCCGTGCCGTGGCTGGGCAGCCCATTCGAGACCGGTCAACAGATTTCAGACGTGGTTCTTAACTTGGCTACCGACGTGCTGAAGCCGATCGCTGATGCCGGCACAACTGTTTCGCCGAATCATCTACTCGCCGACGGCCGACTAGATGTGATGACCCTCCGCAATGAAGAGCCGGTGTTGCAGAAGTTCGCGACGGATGCCACACGACTCAACACCCAGGCGCACGCGATCTCAGAGCCTGCCTATCTCGATGCCATGGTTAACGCTCGATCTCAACTGCAAGCGCAGACAGAAGATCTGTCAAAGCTGCTGACAAATACTGCCCTTGCTGCGCGGCTGGCCCCGGCCATGCTAGGCGCCGACGGCCCACGTAGCTATTTCATGGGTTTTCAAACCAACGCCGAGGCCCGCGGCACCGGGGGCCTGCTCGGCGGATTCGGGATTGTCCGATTCGACGACGGCAAGCCCAGCGTGGACACCCTTGCCTCAAACAACGACTTCGGAAGCAGGAAATTCGATCCTATCAGCCTCGGCCCCGAATTCGATAATCAATATGGTTACACCAATCCATCCACCGATTTCCGCAATAGCAATCAGAGCTCCCACTTTCCGTACGCGGCGCAGATTTGGAAGTCGATGGCAGAGCAATCAGGAATAAAAGTTGACGGGGTCATAGCGGTAGACCCTGTTGCACTCGGCTACATCCTGGGAGCTACGGGCCCTGTCGTGATGCCGGACGGTGAAACGGTGACAAAAGACAACGCCGTCGAGTTGACGGAATCGACTGCCTACATCCGATTTCCAAATAGTGAGGACCAGCGAGCACGGAAGAGGTTTCTGCAGGACATCGCCGCCGAAGTGGTAAAGCAGGTGATGGGGCGGGTGAAGTCTCCGCGGGCATTACTCGACGCACTAGGCCGTGCGGTCAGCGAACGCCGAATCGCCGTGTGGAGCTCATACCCTGAGGAACAGGCCCTGCTGGAACAAACGCCTCTGGCGCACACGATTCCCGACGATCCGGCACCATATGCCGGAATTGTCATCAACAATCTTGGCGGCAACAAACTGGACTATTACTTGGATCGGCGAATCGAATATGTCGCCGATGGTTGCAGTGGCGCTACCCGCAGGTCAACGGTGACGGTTCGATTGAAGAATAATGTCACGAGTCCGGAATCCCTACCGGACAACGTTGCCGGACGGCTGGGCTTCTCCCCTAATCACGGAGCAAACCTTATCCCCAAAGGAACTATGTTCACGTCTGTTCGCCTGCTCGCAACCAGGGGGGCTAAGCTAATTGATGTAATGTCCAACGGCAGTCAAATCGATGCGCGCGCAGACACCGAACGCGGTCATCCGAGCTTCGAAGCCCTGGTGGTGATTCCGGCCGGACACACAGATGAGGTTATCTTCCACCTGTCCGAGCCGACGTCGCCGGGCGTCGCACGTGTTCCTATTCAGCCACTAGTGGGTCCCGTCACCACGAAGGTCTCGGTTCCACAATGTGCTGGATGA
- a CDS encoding WecB/TagA/CpsF family glycosyltransferase, giving the protein METQSIGGLEIQSTDSTSASKYVVDLARHRASKPIHLANAYTIALADRDDGYRQLLNRGIVFADGKPITWFSRLTRQTPQIQQVRGPQLFLDVLDIGRSSDVRHFLLGSTDEVLQRMRGRLAERFVGLEIVGAYSPPFRPLTAEEIEYQDALIRHSDADVVWVGLGTPKQDFEAARVAESTCRLAVAVGAAFDFAAGTLRVAPQWMQRAGLEWLFRLASEPRRLWRRYLFGNARFVWAVLRRFWAERDA; this is encoded by the coding sequence GTGGAGACGCAATCCATCGGCGGGTTGGAGATCCAGTCGACCGACTCGACCTCTGCGTCCAAATATGTGGTCGACTTGGCCCGCCACCGGGCCTCCAAACCGATTCATCTAGCAAACGCGTACACCATTGCCCTCGCGGATCGGGATGACGGCTACCGCCAACTTTTGAATCGCGGCATTGTGTTTGCGGACGGCAAGCCGATCACGTGGTTTTCTCGTCTCACTCGGCAAACACCCCAGATCCAGCAGGTGCGAGGACCGCAGCTCTTTCTCGATGTCCTCGACATCGGCCGATCCTCTGACGTGCGCCATTTCTTACTCGGGTCGACAGACGAGGTACTTCAAAGAATGCGCGGCCGCTTGGCTGAGCGATTCGTCGGTCTGGAGATTGTCGGCGCGTACAGTCCGCCATTCCGCCCACTGACCGCGGAGGAAATCGAGTATCAGGATGCCCTCATTCGGCATTCAGATGCAGATGTTGTCTGGGTCGGCTTGGGCACGCCGAAGCAGGACTTCGAGGCAGCGCGCGTAGCCGAAAGCACATGCCGGTTGGCGGTCGCGGTGGGCGCCGCATTCGACTTCGCGGCCGGGACGCTGCGTGTGGCACCGCAGTGGATGCAGCGTGCCGGTCTCGAGTGGTTATTTCGGCTAGCTTCCGAGCCCAGACGCCTATGGCGGAGATACCTCTTCGGAAATGCCAGGTTCGTATGGGCGGTATTACGACGGTTCTGGGCCGAGCGCGATGCCTGA
- the istA gene encoding IS21 family transposase: protein MKSDGELMDILNAYDLTGSYRAAAELCGCSHHTVKNAVDNRNAGLPPATRRARMIDDWRGLLETWVADSKGKIRGDKAHDKLVALGYTGTDRTTRRALAEVKAQWRVGNTRVHRPWITEPGLWLQYDFADGPVVAGRKIVLLVAWLAWSRYRIVLALRDRTVPSVFAGLDRIFRHLGGAPTYLLTDNEKTVTVGHIAGVPVRNRAAVTFGRYYGISVLTCEPADPASKGGVENAVKLAKADIVPTETNLLPQYDSFADVEAACAGFTTEINARTHRATGRRPVEMLTAERPALHAIPDLPHTAALGVTRRVPDNTPMVTFEHCQYSVPAILLGQTVWIRHHDGTDEVICCALDDGGPVEVARHRRATPGSPAIDDAHFPGHHDKIPGDYTVRARTVSEQTFLALGPGAAVWLKEAAAVGTERILQKMAHAVELAALAGRADVDWALGHAAVHGRFATGDLDSILAAKGLDLTRRGADEHTSLAQGTSGWNLFGRTVIDTDEAGIR from the coding sequence TTGAAGTCTGACGGAGAACTTATGGACATACTCAATGCTTACGACCTGACCGGCAGCTACCGCGCTGCCGCTGAACTGTGCGGCTGCTCGCACCACACCGTGAAAAACGCTGTCGACAACCGCAATGCCGGTCTGCCACCGGCGACCCGGCGAGCCCGGATGATCGACGACTGGCGCGGCCTGCTCGAGACGTGGGTCGCCGACTCGAAAGGCAAGATCCGCGGCGACAAAGCCCACGACAAGCTGGTCGCACTCGGCTACACGGGTACCGACCGCACCACCCGCCGAGCCCTGGCGGAGGTGAAAGCGCAATGGCGCGTGGGCAATACCCGGGTGCACCGACCGTGGATCACCGAACCCGGATTGTGGCTGCAGTACGACTTCGCCGACGGCCCCGTGGTCGCTGGCCGCAAGATCGTGCTGCTGGTGGCCTGGCTGGCCTGGAGCCGCTACCGCATCGTCCTCGCCCTGCGCGACCGCACCGTACCGAGTGTGTTCGCCGGCCTGGACCGCATCTTCCGCCACCTCGGCGGTGCCCCGACCTACCTGCTGACCGACAACGAGAAAACCGTCACAGTCGGGCACATCGCCGGCGTGCCGGTCCGCAACCGCGCCGCGGTCACCTTCGGCCGGTATTACGGCATCTCGGTGCTGACCTGTGAACCCGCGGATCCGGCGTCCAAGGGAGGGGTGGAAAACGCCGTGAAATTGGCCAAAGCCGACATCGTGCCCACCGAGACGAACCTGCTACCGCAGTACGACTCGTTCGCCGACGTCGAAGCCGCGTGCGCGGGGTTCACCACCGAGATCAACGCCCGGACCCACCGCGCCACGGGTCGGCGCCCGGTGGAGATGCTCACCGCTGAGCGTCCCGCCCTGCACGCGATCCCGGACCTGCCGCACACCGCCGCCCTCGGTGTCACCCGCCGGGTCCCCGACAACACCCCGATGGTCACCTTCGAACACTGCCAATACTCTGTTCCAGCAATACTTCTGGGGCAGACGGTGTGGATCCGCCACCACGACGGCACCGATGAGGTCATCTGCTGCGCCCTTGATGACGGCGGCCCGGTCGAGGTGGCCCGGCACCGCCGCGCCACCCCGGGCAGCCCCGCGATCGATGACGCGCATTTCCCCGGGCACCATGACAAGATCCCCGGTGACTACACGGTGCGGGCCCGCACCGTCAGTGAGCAGACGTTCCTGGCACTCGGGCCGGGTGCAGCGGTGTGGCTCAAAGAAGCCGCCGCCGTGGGCACCGAACGCATCTTGCAGAAGATGGCGCACGCCGTCGAGCTGGCGGCGTTGGCCGGCCGCGCCGATGTCGACTGGGCGCTCGGGCATGCGGCCGTGCACGGTCGGTTCGCCACCGGCGACCTCGACTCCATCCTCGCCGCCAAAGGGTTGGATCTGACTCGCCGCGGCGCCGATGAGCACACCTCGCTGGCGCAAGGCACCAGTGGGTGGAACCTGTTCGGCCGCACCGTCATCGACACCGACGAGGCAGGCATCCGATGA
- a CDS encoding alpha/beta hydrolase fold domain-containing protein — MSVGRLADPNCTLGTDPRSDPRMVAALTPLGLADVFPDAPLTVDSPMADLLAYAAFAEDAVGGTLEMFAKTVPAPVGVTTTTVTIPGADANEITLLISRPDHADGPLPAVVHFHGGAMAIASAADISYQRLRENMAATGLVVVGVEFRNSGGRLGAHPYPAGLNDCAAATRWVYANAADLGVSHLIVSGESGGGNLTLTVVHKAKREGWLGEIAGAYAQCPYISNRWLDYPDHLPSLRENDGYFISCQQAALLGALYDPDKTNADDPTCWAGAASDEDLAGLPPHVISVNELDPLRDEGLLYYRRLLTAGVPTIGRVVAGTCHGGDLLFPATMPEVFAASVRDVSGFARSLAP, encoded by the coding sequence ATGTCTGTTGGGCGACTTGCTGATCCGAATTGCACCCTTGGCACCGATCCCCGATCGGATCCCCGGATGGTCGCGGCGTTGACTCCGTTGGGGTTGGCCGACGTGTTCCCCGACGCTCCATTGACCGTCGACTCGCCGATGGCGGATCTGTTGGCATACGCCGCATTCGCCGAGGACGCCGTCGGCGGAACGCTCGAGATGTTCGCGAAGACCGTCCCAGCGCCTGTCGGCGTCACCACGACAACCGTCACAATCCCTGGGGCTGACGCTAACGAGATCACGCTGTTGATTAGCCGCCCGGATCATGCCGACGGCCCCTTACCGGCGGTGGTGCACTTCCATGGCGGCGCGATGGCGATCGCCAGCGCCGCGGACATCTCATATCAGCGCCTACGGGAGAACATGGCAGCCACGGGTCTCGTCGTGGTCGGCGTGGAGTTTCGCAACTCCGGGGGTCGGCTCGGCGCTCATCCCTACCCGGCGGGGCTGAACGACTGCGCGGCCGCCACCCGCTGGGTGTACGCCAACGCAGCGGATCTCGGAGTCAGCCACCTGATCGTCTCCGGTGAGTCCGGCGGTGGAAACCTGACGCTGACCGTCGTCCACAAAGCGAAACGGGAAGGATGGCTCGGCGAGATCGCCGGCGCCTACGCCCAGTGCCCATACATTTCCAACCGCTGGCTCGACTATCCAGACCACCTGCCGTCACTGCGGGAGAACGACGGGTACTTCATCAGCTGTCAGCAGGCCGCGCTGCTGGGTGCGCTCTACGACCCGGACAAGACAAACGCCGACGACCCGACGTGCTGGGCTGGTGCGGCTTCGGATGAGGACCTTGCCGGCTTACCGCCGCACGTGATCTCGGTGAACGAGCTCGATCCGCTACGGGACGAGGGCCTTCTGTATTACCGACGGTTGCTGACTGCGGGTGTGCCCACCATCGGCCGAGTTGTAGCCGGTACGTGCCACGGCGGAGATTTGCTGTTCCCGGCGACGATGCCGGAGGTCTTTGCGGCCTCGGTGCGGGATGTCAGTGGATTTGCGCGATCGCTGGCGCCGTAG